Proteins encoded together in one Vicinamibacterales bacterium window:
- a CDS encoding asparaginase domain-containing protein encodes MPIRMLITGGTFDKEYDEIHARLVFKESHLSEMLRLGRCRLDIHVRTVMMVDSLDITDADRDVIVQNCRQCEETRIVITHGTDTMVETAAVLAKAVEGKTVVLTGAMIPYAFGSSDGMFNLGSALSFVQVLSPGVYLAMNGQCFRWDQVRKNRETGVFEAL; translated from the coding sequence ATGCCGATTCGCATGCTGATTACCGGGGGAACGTTCGACAAGGAGTACGACGAGATACACGCGCGGCTCGTGTTCAAGGAGTCGCACCTTTCCGAGATGCTCCGACTGGGCCGGTGCCGCCTCGACATCCACGTGCGCACGGTCATGATGGTCGACAGCCTCGACATCACCGACGCGGACCGCGACGTGATCGTCCAGAACTGCCGGCAGTGCGAGGAGACGAGGATCGTCATCACGCACGGCACCGACACGATGGTGGAGACGGCCGCGGTGCTGGCGAAGGCGGTGGAAGGGAAGACGGTGGTCCTGACGGGTGCCATGATCCCGTATGCGTTCGGCAGTTCCGACGGCATGTTCAATCTCGGATCGGCGCTGTCGTTCGTGCAGGTGCTGTCGCCCGGCGTCTACCTGGCGATGAACGGGCAGTGTTTCCGGTGGGACCAGGTGAGGAAGAACCGCGAGACGGGCGTGTTCGAGGCGCTCTGA
- a CDS encoding sigma-70 family RNA polymerase sigma factor, with product MVPVSNERLLLQHLDMVDRVVGFVCRRHHLSYTETEDFASSVRLKLVENDYEVLRKFEGRSNLQTYLTVVIQRLFLDFRITTWGRWRPSAEAKRLGPTAVLLERLTSRDDIGLDEACEMLRANHGVRHSDQELRDLAAKLPVRLKRQRVGEEALSEIANPVERTEFDALRAAYACAATRTGAALAAAIGALPPEDRLVLKLRFEDNLHVSEIARVLDVDQKPLYRRIEALLRALRTRLESQGIRRDEISDWLGSPAVEVPRAPRAAV from the coding sequence GTGGTTCCGGTGAGCAACGAGCGGCTTCTCCTCCAGCACCTGGACATGGTCGACCGGGTGGTGGGTTTCGTCTGTCGTCGCCACCACCTGAGCTACACCGAAACCGAGGACTTCGCGTCGAGCGTTCGGTTGAAGCTCGTCGAGAACGACTACGAGGTGCTGCGCAAGTTCGAGGGGCGCAGCAACCTCCAGACCTATCTCACCGTGGTGATCCAGCGGCTGTTCCTCGACTTCCGCATCACCACCTGGGGCAGATGGCGGCCGTCGGCCGAGGCGAAACGCCTGGGCCCGACCGCCGTCCTGCTCGAGCGGCTGACCTCCCGTGACGACATCGGCCTCGACGAGGCGTGCGAGATGCTGCGCGCCAATCATGGGGTCCGACACTCGGATCAGGAACTGCGCGACCTGGCCGCGAAGCTGCCCGTCCGGCTGAAACGGCAGCGTGTCGGCGAGGAGGCTCTCTCGGAGATCGCGAATCCGGTGGAACGAACCGAGTTCGACGCGCTCCGCGCGGCGTACGCCTGCGCGGCCACACGCACGGGTGCCGCACTGGCGGCAGCCATTGGCGCCCTTCCGCCAGAGGACCGGTTGGTGCTCAAGCTTCGGTTCGAGGACAACCTGCACGTCTCGGAAATCGCCCGCGTGCTGGATGTCGATCAGAAGCCGCTCTACCGGCGCATCGAGGCACTGCTCCGGGCTCTTCGTACACGTCTCGAATCGCAGGGCATACGGAGAGACGAGATCTCGGACTGGTTGGGCAGCCCGGCCGTCGAGGTTCCGCGTGCGCCGAGGGCCGCGGTGTGA
- a CDS encoding ferritin family protein, producing the protein MTIEQAIKTGIEYELEVRHVYSEAAKKFKDPVARKIFTVLADEEDRHVQYLESRLEEWERTGAVTAAALETAIPSREAIDGALSKLSKKMAEQDYGVELQMLKKALALEIDATTFFKQMVSELENEARKLFARFVEIEVGHEAIVQAEIDALTGLGFWFDYTEFKLEGA; encoded by the coding sequence GTGACGATCGAACAGGCCATCAAAACCGGAATCGAGTACGAGTTGGAAGTGCGGCACGTGTATTCGGAGGCCGCGAAGAAGTTCAAGGATCCGGTCGCGCGGAAGATCTTCACCGTGCTCGCCGATGAAGAGGACCGGCACGTGCAATATCTCGAGAGCCGGCTGGAGGAGTGGGAGCGCACCGGCGCGGTGACGGCCGCGGCGCTGGAGACGGCCATCCCGTCGCGCGAGGCGATTGACGGCGCCTTGAGCAAGCTGTCGAAGAAGATGGCCGAGCAGGACTACGGCGTCGAATTGCAGATGCTGAAGAAGGCGCTCGCGCTCGAGATCGACGCGACGACGTTCTTCAAGCAGATGGTGTCCGAACTCGAGAACGAGGCGCGGAAGTTGTTCGCGCGGTTCGTCGAGATCGAGGTCGGCCACGAGGCCATCGTGCAGGCGGAGATCGACGCGCTGACGGGTCTCGGCTTCTGGTTCGACTACACGGAGTTCAAGCTGGAAGGGGCGTAG
- the cas3u gene encoding type I-U CRISPR-associated helicase/endonuclease Cas3 — translation MKAADSDRWLWKALGLSDDDSPFPWQVELLRRFESGSIERALDIPTGLGKTAVMPLWLVARAMGARLPRRLVYVVDRRAVVDQATEVAVKLRELVDADAELKRALGLGTRSLPVSTLRGQFVDNKEWLDDPASPAIVVGTVDMVGSRLLFEGYGVSRKMRPFHAGLLGVDSLIVLDEAHLVPPFERLLDAIMRCERQLGPRGDSERAVIRGLRLMTLSATGRVTGAGAFELGSEDLAHPVAQKRLSAPKRLTLHWVPGGADLAQVLAEHAWGLTEEGRLPVRVVVYSDRRDVAESASAAVQQLAGRESRSGSAPKALECELFVGGRRVFERQIAAARLKALGFLAGRSSASVAPSFLFATSAGEVGVDLDADHLVCDVVAWERMVQRFGRVNRRGNGKAEIHVLVTSPSTSVLRAGGESQEALGSQDRLVLADAALKDATRSLLERCGAGRGNCDVSPGSLRTLALEARDSTELRTLIECATTPEPLHPPLSRPLADAWSMTSLQEHTGRPKVGPWLRGWIDEDPPQTSVLWRKFLPVRQLGERWSARAVEDFFEAAAPHASEVLEMETSRVKKWLVARVAALPEAQHEAPADDRGAHGAVNELLWHPSEDDVVGIALSAAGELRAAFRVHDLKHLAGSDRGRRDRQLDKALAGGTLVVDARLGGLLDGLLCDDAGALPRTVDDGGVWTLTELDSARQQILLNPEPLISFRVRCVEANEEPLREPQWRETVRLSRAVSDDGDAVTWLVVERWRGEGAVGDARAVGRMQRLHEHSDWVLERIVALASRLELPHELIQALSVAARLHDIGKTAWRWKRAFRAPRDGMDYAKTPGPVDVALLDGYRHELGSVLAASEDAELKRLPAELQDTVLHLIAAHHGFARPVIPVGGCQELPPSVVEEHAAEITLRFARMQKRWGVWGLAWLESLLRAADQQASRAAEVDGGMTEQKEGVA, via the coding sequence ATGAAGGCCGCCGACTCTGACCGATGGCTATGGAAGGCCCTTGGCCTCTCGGATGATGACAGCCCGTTTCCATGGCAGGTCGAACTGCTCCGACGATTCGAGAGTGGCTCGATCGAGCGAGCGCTGGATATCCCGACCGGCCTCGGGAAGACTGCGGTCATGCCGCTGTGGCTGGTCGCGCGGGCAATGGGCGCACGCCTGCCGCGACGCCTTGTCTATGTAGTCGATCGCCGCGCCGTTGTCGACCAGGCAACCGAGGTTGCGGTCAAACTGCGCGAACTCGTCGATGCCGATGCTGAACTGAAACGGGCTCTTGGCCTTGGCACGCGTTCTCTTCCAGTCTCCACGCTAAGGGGCCAATTTGTTGATAACAAGGAGTGGTTGGACGATCCCGCGTCGCCCGCGATCGTGGTGGGGACCGTCGATATGGTCGGATCGCGGCTCCTATTCGAGGGCTACGGCGTCAGCCGGAAGATGCGTCCCTTCCACGCAGGCCTCCTAGGAGTCGACTCTCTCATCGTATTGGACGAGGCGCATTTGGTGCCTCCGTTTGAGCGGCTCCTTGATGCAATCATGAGGTGTGAGCGCCAGCTGGGACCTCGCGGAGATTCCGAGCGGGCTGTGATTCGAGGATTGCGGCTGATGACGTTGTCGGCAACAGGTCGAGTAACAGGAGCTGGGGCGTTCGAACTCGGTTCTGAGGACCTCGCTCATCCCGTTGCGCAGAAACGTCTGTCTGCCCCAAAGCGGCTGACGTTGCACTGGGTGCCCGGAGGTGCCGATCTTGCTCAGGTTCTGGCAGAGCACGCCTGGGGGCTTACCGAAGAGGGCAGACTCCCAGTGCGCGTCGTGGTGTACAGCGACAGGCGGGACGTCGCCGAGTCCGCGTCTGCCGCCGTCCAGCAGCTTGCCGGCCGAGAATCTAGGTCCGGCAGCGCGCCCAAGGCTCTGGAATGCGAACTCTTCGTGGGTGGCCGTCGAGTGTTCGAACGACAGATAGCCGCGGCGCGGTTGAAGGCTCTGGGCTTTCTGGCCGGTCGGTCGAGCGCTTCGGTGGCTCCATCCTTCCTCTTCGCCACTTCTGCCGGAGAGGTCGGAGTCGATCTCGACGCCGACCACTTGGTCTGCGACGTGGTTGCGTGGGAACGGATGGTCCAGCGGTTTGGCCGAGTGAATCGGAGAGGAAACGGGAAGGCTGAGATCCACGTGTTGGTTACCTCGCCGTCGACGTCCGTTCTAAGGGCTGGCGGGGAATCCCAGGAAGCGCTCGGTTCCCAAGATCGCCTTGTCTTGGCCGATGCGGCCTTGAAGGATGCGACCCGATCCCTATTGGAGCGCTGCGGGGCTGGCCGAGGGAATTGTGACGTGAGCCCTGGTTCACTTCGCACACTAGCTCTGGAGGCGAGAGACAGCACTGAGCTGCGAACGCTGATTGAATGCGCGACAACGCCTGAGCCGCTTCATCCGCCTCTCTCCCGGCCTCTGGCTGACGCGTGGTCGATGACCTCATTGCAGGAGCACACGGGTCGCCCGAAGGTTGGTCCCTGGCTGAGAGGCTGGATCGACGAAGACCCACCGCAGACATCCGTGCTGTGGCGCAAGTTCCTACCGGTGCGCCAATTGGGAGAACGTTGGAGCGCCAGAGCTGTTGAGGACTTCTTTGAAGCCGCGGCGCCTCACGCCAGTGAGGTGCTTGAGATGGAGACGTCTCGTGTAAAGAAGTGGTTGGTTGCACGAGTCGCCGCACTTCCTGAAGCGCAACACGAGGCCCCGGCCGACGACCGTGGTGCGCATGGGGCAGTGAACGAGCTACTTTGGCATCCATCCGAAGACGATGTCGTCGGCATTGCCCTGTCAGCAGCGGGGGAATTGCGTGCCGCATTCCGAGTTCACGACTTGAAGCACTTAGCTGGGTCCGATCGCGGCCGTAGGGACCGCCAGCTCGACAAAGCCCTGGCCGGGGGGACCTTGGTCGTTGATGCCCGGCTTGGCGGACTCTTGGATGGGCTGCTCTGCGACGATGCCGGAGCACTACCGCGCACCGTTGACGACGGCGGAGTGTGGACACTGACTGAACTCGACTCGGCACGACAGCAGATCCTGCTGAATCCGGAGCCCCTCATCTCCTTTCGCGTCCGCTGTGTCGAGGCAAATGAGGAGCCGCTTCGTGAGCCGCAGTGGCGCGAGACTGTCCGACTCAGCCGAGCCGTTTCAGACGATGGCGACGCAGTCACTTGGCTTGTGGTTGAGAGGTGGAGGGGAGAAGGCGCGGTCGGAGACGCGAGAGCAGTGGGCCGCATGCAACGCCTACACGAGCATTCGGATTGGGTCCTGGAACGGATCGTCGCGCTGGCATCGCGCCTCGAGCTGCCCCACGAACTGATCCAGGCGTTGAGCGTGGCCGCCCGGTTGCACGATATCGGGAAGACGGCGTGGCGGTGGAAGCGGGCTTTTCGGGCGCCCCGAGACGGAATGGACTACGCGAAGACACCTGGGCCCGTGGACGTGGCGCTACTCGATGGCTATCGGCACGAGTTGGGCTCGGTACTCGCTGCCTCCGAGGATGCGGAACTGAAGCGTTTGCCGGCAGAACTGCAGGACACCGTCCTGCATCTCATCGCGGCGCACCACGGGTTTGCTCGGCCTGTGATTCCGGTCGGTGGATGCCAGGAGTTGCCTCCGTCGGTCGTCGAGGAACATGCGGCGGAGATCACGCTCCGTTTTGCCAGAATGCAGAAGCGGTGGGGCGTATGGGGACTGGCTTGGCTGGAGTCACTGCTGCGAGCCGCCGACCAACAAGCGTCGAGGGCCGCAGAGGTCGATGGCGGGATGACTGAACAGAAGGAAGGCGTTGCATGA
- a CDS encoding zf-HC2 domain-containing protein, with protein sequence MSNGRVVPGGDDGGRRSGCPDPETLAALMDGRVSGRQRRRVESHIEACEDCRAVVAESVIAERELELRAADRSGTEAVDSMSGTVRRPWLWPTLGVLTAAAVLIVAIVVPWRRGLPSGNTEARPERAELVAAVGPHRPFEARLTGGFAFGPLQPVLRSGEGEASAPAEVRLAAAKLEAAARTHRSSEAQAAFAASELILGHLDSAIGLLEDAAARAATNPAWWSDLAAARLVRARHDDSPTNLDRALDAADRALALRPSLPEALFNRALALEALGRSSDARAAWKAYLAVDAHSPWAAEARRH encoded by the coding sequence ATGAGCAACGGCCGCGTTGTGCCCGGTGGCGACGACGGGGGCCGGCGCAGCGGGTGCCCCGACCCTGAGACGCTGGCCGCGTTGATGGACGGCCGAGTCAGCGGCCGACAGCGGCGCCGGGTGGAAAGCCACATCGAGGCGTGTGAGGATTGCCGTGCCGTCGTCGCGGAATCGGTGATCGCCGAGCGCGAACTGGAACTGCGGGCGGCGGATCGATCGGGTACCGAAGCGGTGGACTCCATGTCCGGCACGGTGCGGCGGCCGTGGCTCTGGCCGACCCTCGGCGTGTTGACCGCGGCGGCGGTGCTCATCGTCGCCATCGTCGTACCCTGGCGGCGAGGGCTGCCCTCAGGCAACACAGAGGCGCGCCCGGAGCGTGCGGAACTGGTCGCCGCCGTGGGGCCGCACCGGCCATTCGAGGCGCGGCTGACCGGCGGATTCGCCTTCGGGCCGCTGCAGCCCGTTTTGCGGTCGGGCGAGGGCGAGGCGTCGGCCCCAGCCGAGGTGCGCCTGGCCGCTGCGAAACTGGAGGCTGCGGCGCGCACGCATCGCTCGTCCGAAGCTCAGGCGGCCTTTGCCGCGTCGGAGCTGATCCTCGGACACCTGGACTCGGCCATCGGCCTGCTCGAAGATGCTGCCGCGCGCGCCGCCACGAACCCCGCGTGGTGGAGCGATCTGGCGGCGGCACGCCTGGTGCGAGCCCGGCACGACGACTCCCCCACCAACCTCGATCGCGCGCTCGACGCGGCCGACCGCGCGCTGGCGCTGCGGCCGTCGCTGCCCGAGGCGCTGTTCAACCGCGCGCTGGCGCTCGAGGCCCTCGGGCGATCATCCGACGCTCGCGCCGCGTGGAAGGCGTACCTGGCCGTGGACGCGCACTCGCCGTGGGCCGCCGAGGCGCGGCGTCATTGA
- the metH gene encoding methionine synthase yields MTIARSAALADLLVRRILVLDGAMGTMVQRRGLEEPDFRGTRFASHPRDLKGDNDLLVLTRPEVIRGIHDEYLDAGADIIETCTFNATRIAQADYGLEAAVHDINVAAARLAREAADACTARTPGRPRFVAGSIGPTNKTLSLSPDVNDPSFRAVTFDDVRAAYAEQIHGLVEGGCDLLLIETIFDTLNAKAAIVAAQEVFASAGVELPLVLSATITDKSGRTLSGQTIDAFWVSVAHARPLAVGINCALGASEMRPYLVELSRIADTCISCYPNAGLPNAFGQYDEQAGETAALIRDFAEAGLVNIVGGCCGTTPAHIRAMTHAVDGLAPRRRPEASLHPRFTQFAGLETLTVRPDSNFQMIGERTNVTGSARFRRLIKTGDYAQAADVALEQVRGGANVLDVNMDEGMLDSEQAMTRFLNLIATEPEIARLPVMIDSSKWSVIEAGLKCVQGKPIVNSISLKEGEGEFLRRAALIRRYGAAVVVMAFDEQGQADTAERKTAVLLRAHRLLVERAGFDPLDIVFDPAILAIGTGIEEHNRYAMAFIEATRALKTACPGAKISGGVSNLSFSFRGNDTVREAIHSAFLYHAIRAGLDMGIVNAGQLVVYEDIPPELLERVEDLLFDRRPDATERLVQFASTVGGETKKKEADAAWRAAPVEARLSHALVHGVLDFIEQDVEEARLKFARPLEVIEGPLMDGMKAVGDLFGSGRMFLPQVVKSARAMKKAVSYLTPYLEADKASGGQRAQGRVLLATVKGDVHDIGKNIVGVVLGCNNYHVIDLGVMVPASRILQVAEDEQVDIVGLSGLITPSLDEMAFVAREMERRGLTLPLIIGGATTSRQHTAVKIAPEYGGPTTYVPDASRVTDVVASLLNPARRPAFEDANRAEQEALRARYGAPRAHRTIPLAAARANHQKIDWTVDPPAVPSFIGRRAIEDQPLAELVPFIDWTFFFAAWQVKGRFPAVLDHPEHGQAARELYEDGRKLLDEIVSGRLLTARAVYGFWPAASEGDDILVFADEERHTELTRFPMLRQQEEVPDRGPNRSLADFIAPRPSGLADYLGAFALTAGLGADALVARYQADHDDYRAIMVKALADRLAEAFAEWLHAHARRDWGYGRGERFAPDDLRAERYRGIRPAIGYPACPDHSEKQRLFALLDALPIGISLTETFAMSPAASVSGLYFSHPLSKYFSVGRVGRDQVEEYARRKNMETTEAERWLAQHLAY; encoded by the coding sequence ATGACGATTGCCCGTTCCGCCGCGCTCGCCGACCTGCTCGTCCGCCGCATCCTCGTGCTGGACGGCGCGATGGGGACGATGGTGCAGCGCCGGGGGCTCGAAGAGCCGGACTTCCGCGGCACGCGGTTCGCCTCGCATCCCCGCGATCTCAAGGGCGACAACGACCTGCTCGTGCTGACGCGGCCGGAGGTCATCCGGGGCATTCACGACGAGTACCTCGACGCGGGCGCGGACATCATCGAGACCTGCACGTTCAACGCGACGCGGATCGCGCAGGCCGACTACGGCCTGGAAGCCGCCGTCCACGACATCAACGTGGCTGCCGCCCGCCTCGCGCGTGAGGCGGCCGATGCGTGCACCGCCCGCACGCCCGGTCGTCCGCGGTTCGTCGCTGGCTCGATCGGTCCGACCAACAAGACGCTCTCGCTCTCGCCCGACGTCAACGACCCGTCGTTTCGCGCCGTGACGTTCGACGACGTGCGCGCCGCGTACGCCGAGCAGATCCACGGCCTCGTCGAGGGCGGCTGCGACCTGCTCCTGATCGAGACGATCTTCGACACGCTCAACGCGAAGGCCGCCATCGTGGCCGCGCAGGAGGTGTTCGCGTCCGCTGGCGTCGAGTTGCCCCTCGTCCTCTCGGCCACGATCACCGACAAGAGCGGCCGCACGCTGTCCGGCCAGACCATCGACGCCTTCTGGGTGTCGGTCGCGCACGCGCGCCCGTTGGCCGTCGGCATCAACTGCGCGCTCGGCGCCAGCGAGATGCGTCCCTACCTCGTGGAACTGTCGCGCATCGCGGACACCTGCATCAGCTGCTACCCGAATGCCGGCTTGCCGAACGCGTTCGGCCAGTACGACGAGCAGGCCGGCGAGACGGCGGCGCTCATCCGCGACTTCGCCGAGGCGGGACTGGTCAACATCGTCGGCGGCTGCTGCGGAACGACCCCGGCGCACATCCGCGCCATGACGCACGCGGTGGACGGCCTGGCGCCGCGCAGACGGCCCGAGGCGTCCCTGCACCCGCGCTTCACCCAGTTCGCGGGTCTCGAGACGCTCACGGTCCGCCCCGACAGCAACTTCCAGATGATCGGCGAGCGGACGAACGTGACCGGGTCGGCCAGGTTCAGGCGCCTGATCAAGACCGGTGACTACGCGCAGGCCGCCGACGTGGCCCTCGAACAGGTGCGCGGCGGCGCGAACGTCCTCGACGTCAACATGGACGAGGGGATGCTCGACTCCGAGCAGGCCATGACGCGGTTCCTGAACCTTATCGCGACCGAACCGGAGATCGCCCGCCTGCCGGTGATGATCGATAGCTCGAAGTGGTCGGTCATCGAGGCCGGGCTGAAGTGCGTGCAGGGCAAGCCGATCGTCAACTCGATCAGCCTCAAGGAGGGCGAAGGGGAATTCCTGCGCCGGGCGGCCCTGATCCGCCGCTATGGCGCGGCAGTCGTCGTGATGGCGTTCGACGAGCAGGGCCAGGCCGACACGGCCGAGCGCAAGACCGCCGTGCTGCTGCGCGCCCACCGTCTGCTCGTGGAGCGGGCCGGCTTCGATCCGCTCGACATCGTCTTCGACCCGGCGATCCTCGCCATCGGCACGGGCATCGAGGAGCACAACCGCTACGCGATGGCGTTCATCGAGGCGACCCGCGCGCTGAAGACGGCGTGCCCCGGCGCCAAGATCAGCGGCGGCGTCAGCAACCTGTCGTTCTCGTTCCGCGGCAACGACACGGTGCGCGAGGCGATCCACTCCGCGTTCCTCTACCACGCCATCCGCGCCGGCCTCGACATGGGCATCGTCAATGCCGGACAGCTCGTCGTCTACGAGGACATTCCACCCGAGCTGCTCGAGCGGGTGGAAGATCTCCTCTTCGACCGCCGCCCCGATGCGACCGAGCGGCTCGTGCAGTTCGCGTCGACGGTCGGCGGCGAGACGAAGAAGAAGGAAGCCGACGCCGCCTGGCGGGCGGCCCCGGTCGAGGCGCGGCTCTCGCACGCGCTGGTGCACGGCGTCCTCGATTTCATCGAGCAGGACGTCGAGGAAGCGCGCCTGAAGTTCGCGCGGCCGCTCGAGGTCATCGAGGGGCCGCTCATGGACGGCATGAAGGCCGTGGGCGACCTCTTCGGCTCCGGCAGGATGTTCCTCCCACAGGTGGTCAAGAGCGCCCGCGCGATGAAGAAGGCGGTTTCCTACCTGACGCCCTACCTCGAGGCCGACAAGGCATCGGGCGGACAGCGGGCACAGGGCCGCGTGCTGCTCGCCACGGTGAAGGGTGACGTGCACGACATCGGCAAGAACATCGTCGGCGTCGTCCTCGGGTGCAACAACTACCACGTCATCGACCTGGGCGTCATGGTCCCGGCCTCCCGCATCCTCCAGGTTGCCGAGGACGAGCAGGTGGATATCGTCGGCCTGAGCGGCCTCATCACGCCCTCGCTCGACGAGATGGCGTTCGTGGCTCGTGAGATGGAGCGGCGCGGGCTCACGCTGCCGCTGATCATCGGCGGCGCGACAACGAGCCGGCAGCATACGGCGGTGAAGATCGCTCCCGAGTACGGCGGCCCGACCACCTACGTGCCGGATGCATCGCGCGTCACCGACGTCGTCGCGAGCCTGCTGAACCCGGCCCGGCGCCCGGCGTTCGAGGACGCCAATCGGGCCGAGCAGGAGGCGCTCCGGGCCAGGTACGGCGCGCCACGTGCGCATCGCACCATCCCGTTGGCGGCCGCGAGGGCGAATCACCAGAAGATCGACTGGACGGTCGATCCGCCGGCGGTGCCGTCGTTCATCGGCCGGCGCGCGATCGAGGATCAGCCGCTCGCCGAGCTGGTGCCGTTCATCGACTGGACGTTCTTCTTCGCCGCGTGGCAGGTCAAGGGACGGTTCCCGGCGGTGCTCGATCATCCCGAGCACGGCCAGGCCGCGCGCGAGCTCTACGAGGACGGACGGAAGCTGCTGGACGAGATCGTCAGCGGCCGCCTGCTGACGGCCCGGGCCGTCTACGGTTTCTGGCCGGCCGCGAGCGAGGGCGACGACATCCTCGTCTTTGCGGACGAGGAACGCCACACCGAGCTGACGCGGTTCCCCATGCTCCGCCAGCAGGAGGAGGTCCCCGATCGAGGCCCGAACCGGTCGCTCGCCGACTTCATCGCCCCGCGGCCGAGCGGCCTCGCGGACTACCTTGGTGCATTCGCGCTGACGGCGGGACTTGGCGCCGACGCGCTCGTTGCGCGCTACCAGGCCGATCACGACGACTACCGCGCCATCATGGTGAAGGCCCTCGCGGATCGACTCGCCGAGGCGTTCGCGGAGTGGCTGCACGCTCACGCGCGACGGGACTGGGGCTACGGACGCGGGGAGCGTTTCGCTCCCGACGATCTCCGTGCCGAGAGGTACCGCGGCATCCGTCCGGCAATCGGCTATCCGGCGTGTCCGGACCACAGCGAGAAGCAGCGGCTGTTCGCCCTGCTCGACGCCTTGCCGATCGGCATCAGTCTGACGGAGACGTTTGCAATGTCGCCCGCCGCCAGCGTGAGCGGGCTGTACTTCAGTCACCCGCTGTCGAAATACTTCAGCGTCGGCCGCGTGGGGCGGGATCAGGTCGAGGAGTACGCGCGCCGGAAGAACATGGAGACGACCGAGGCCGAGCGCTGGCTCGCCCAGCACCTCGCGTACTGA
- the cas8c gene encoding type I-U CRISPR-associated protein Cas8c has protein sequence MSEASIPVDLFNPGQVFACLGFLEAADLLVGDAEGGFDWNDPTCARFKIRSRGNGDAVQLVLDFLAGSHVQSLAPPGSLHRTEKWNVHTQLLKAGEPFPFLVPSSPATLPAVLTCPDSKHTGTVDRIVIDYWGEQTDRTGRDNAKFWGGAGGYPGAALARDAIANLKALDRSARADPFSFEAPQSSSFRLDWRRDYIPIDAGFSLNSHSNTMTSVGFPLVEILAAIGLTHARPKKIDRSEYVYSVLGHGACPDQAFRHGLFAPVLVRASLGGAPLGLPCRRFRMFLGSPGEEGKDRCITSVIEETFL, from the coding sequence ATGAGCGAAGCATCGATTCCTGTGGACCTGTTCAACCCCGGTCAGGTCTTTGCCTGCCTCGGATTCCTGGAGGCGGCTGACCTGCTGGTTGGTGATGCTGAGGGAGGATTCGACTGGAACGACCCCACCTGCGCCCGGTTCAAGATTCGTTCGCGTGGCAACGGCGATGCTGTCCAATTGGTCTTGGACTTCCTAGCTGGCTCGCACGTTCAGTCGCTCGCTCCGCCCGGGTCACTCCACAGGACGGAGAAGTGGAACGTGCACACGCAACTTCTGAAGGCCGGAGAGCCGTTCCCTTTCCTCGTTCCGTCGAGTCCCGCAACACTGCCTGCGGTTCTGACCTGTCCAGATTCCAAGCACACGGGTACCGTCGATCGCATTGTCATCGACTACTGGGGCGAGCAAACGGACAGGACGGGGCGCGACAACGCCAAGTTCTGGGGTGGCGCTGGCGGCTATCCGGGCGCGGCCCTGGCGCGGGATGCGATCGCGAACCTGAAGGCTCTCGACAGGTCGGCGCGCGCGGATCCCTTCAGTTTCGAGGCGCCGCAGAGCAGCAGTTTCCGACTCGACTGGCGGAGGGACTACATCCCGATCGATGCAGGTTTCTCGCTCAACAGCCATTCGAACACGATGACATCGGTTGGCTTTCCACTGGTAGAGATATTGGCTGCCATCGGACTCACACACGCTCGTCCGAAGAAGATCGACCGGTCGGAGTACGTGTATTCCGTTCTTGGGCATGGCGCATGCCCCGACCAGGCATTCCGTCACGGGTTGTTCGCCCCTGTTCTTGTCAGAGCCAGCCTTGGGGGAGCTCCGCTGGGTCTGCCCTGCCGGCGTTTCCGGATGTTTCTAGGCTCGCCTGGTGAGGAAGGCAAGGACCGATGCATCACAAGTGTCATCGAGGAGACGTTCTTATGA
- a CDS encoding DNA-3-methyladenine glycosylase I encodes MPTTPRCPWPTDPLYLAYHDEEWGVPCHDDRHLFEMLILEGAQAGLSWITILRKRDRYRQVFDGFDPLKVSRYGERKVATLLADAGIVRNRLKIGAAIDNARAFLEVQREFGSFDAYLWGFIGGRQKVNAWRTMKEVPAKTLESDALSRDLQKRGFRFVGSTICYAYMQAVGLVNDHLTGCYRHGRVGG; translated from the coding sequence ATGCCGACCACACCCCGCTGTCCCTGGCCGACCGACCCGCTCTATCTGGCCTACCACGACGAGGAATGGGGCGTCCCATGCCACGACGACCGGCATCTGTTCGAGATGCTGATCCTCGAGGGCGCACAGGCCGGTCTCTCCTGGATCACGATTCTCCGCAAGCGCGACCGCTACCGGCAGGTCTTCGACGGCTTCGATCCGCTGAAGGTGTCGCGCTATGGCGAGCGCAAGGTCGCCACGCTGCTGGCGGACGCCGGCATCGTTCGCAACCGGCTGAAGATCGGGGCGGCCATCGACAATGCCCGGGCGTTCCTCGAGGTGCAACGCGAGTTCGGCAGCTTCGACGCGTATCTCTGGGGCTTCATCGGCGGGCGGCAGAAGGTGAACGCGTGGAGGACGATGAAGGAGGTGCCGGCGAAGACGCTCGAATCGGACGCCCTCAGCCGCGACCTGCAGAAGCGTGGCTTTCGCTTCGTGGGTTCCACGATCTGCTACGCCTACATGCAGGCCGTCGGCCTCGTAAACGACCACTTGACGGGCTGCTATCGGCACGGACGGGTCGGAGGCTAG